The Episyrphus balteatus chromosome 4, idEpiBalt1.1, whole genome shotgun sequence genome includes a window with the following:
- the LOC129919438 gene encoding uncharacterized protein LOC129919438 → MNTKIISIFCLMLVLIAEIFGADKKIDSKLLSFIKTLNKVDRFESVFLLKTFQGNSFIEDKLLRKISSSLSVPVILSTETSPSFYLKGLFNENFLIIVEFDFSNLFLQRLLEYLQHLRFCKIMFVLKNSSKNEVELKKLFNFCWQNDMINVIAVFRDFLTSFTYYTYYKFGEIKIEEIKWNKKDSSSRIFPHRMKDLRGVTLPILFGGPQPGVIISKNANGETIIGGYVGNMFNGFAKKHNARLNTSNVNTLLSPQDMYRLVVNRTLEIMGAFPLRTRPGNSFSYPFIAYDWCVMVPIEPKIPIFKVYGIIFNWASFVSTILVLILLSASLAIASNTKPGSYEKISVREFFFNIFNCFRGILGQGIYEEPGVSVKTKIIYSLIFLLGIMIVTSYDAFLQSLMTKLPRENIIKSFDDLDLSDLKVCIYKTDLNAYLADNNPSKQFLNLFNSESNVETFIKLRDSLNTKYAYAVNSEKWMIYKNQQDFYGYQLFRWSSKLCLVKNAPSSIETQSSGLMDYWRRRAFYELIDIGGIKMLNFSYESDLQPLKVGDLKWIWIALGITYMVCILCFIGELGVFKLKNS, encoded by the exons atgaatacaaaaatcatcagtattttttgtttgatgttagTTCTCATTGCTGAAATATTTGGAGCTGATAAGAAAATCGATTCAAAACTGTTAAGTTTTATCAAAACTCTAAACAAAGTAGATCGATTTGAAagcgtttttcttttaaaaaccttTCAAGGCAATTCCTTCATTGAAGACAAACTCTtacgaaaaatttcatcttCACTAAGTGTCCCAGTGATCCTGTCTACTGAAACTTCTCCctcattttatttgaaaggattatttaatgaaaactttCTCATCATAGTGGAATTTGATTTCAGCAATTTATTTCTTCAGCGATTATTGGAATATCTTCAACATCTtcgattttgtaaaataatgtttgtactgaagaattcttcaaaaaatgaaGTTGAACTGAAGAAATTATTCAATTTCTGTTGGCAAAATGACATGATAAATGTAATAGCAGTTTTTCGAGACTTTTTAACTTCTTTCACTTACTACACTTATTACAAATTTggagaaataaaaattgaagaaatcaaATGGAACAAAAAAGATTCTTCAAGTAGGATTTTTCCACACCGAATGAAAGATCTTCGTGGTGTTACTTTGCCAATTCTTTTCGGAGGACCTCAACCAGGTGTGATCATTTCCAAAAATGCAAATGGCGAAACAATAATTGGAGGCTATGTGGGAAATATGTTTAATGGATTTGCCAAGAAACACAATGCAAGATTGAATACATCAAATGTTAACACTTTACTATCACCCCAAGATATGTATCGACTCGTGGTAAATAGAACTCTTGAGATAATGGGTGCTTTTCCTTTACGTACACGTCCTGGTAATAGTTTTTCATACCCGTTCATCGCTTATGATTGGTGTGTTATGGTACCAATAGAGCCGAAAATTCCCATTTTTAAGGTGTATGGTATTATCTTTAATTGGGCAAGCTTTGTTTCAACAATTCTGGTATTGATTCTTTTGTCTGCATCACTTGCAATAGCTTCAAATACTAAACCCGGGTCATATGAGAAGATTTCTGTACgtgaattcttttttaatatttttaattgttttagaGGAATTCTTGGACAGGGAATTTATGAAGAACCAGGAGTttctgtcaaaacaaaaatcatttattcGCTGATATTTTTGTTGGGAATTATGATAGTAACTTCATACGATGCATTTCTTCAATCTTTAATGACTAAATTACCAAgggaaaatattataaaatcttTCGACGATCTAGATTTGTCTGACCTCAAAGTTTGCATTTATAAAACTGACTTGAATGCATATTTAGCTGATAATAATCCcagcaaacaatttttaaatttatttaatagtgaATCAAATGttgaaacttttataaaacttcGTGATAGTCTCAACACTAAATATGCCTATGCAGTGAATAGTGAAAAATGGatgatttataaaaatcaacaaGATTTCTATGGCTATCAATTATTTCGTTGGTCTAGTAAATTGTGTCTTGTTAAAAATGCACCATCTTCAATTG aaACACAATCAAGTGGATTGATGGATTATTGGAGAAGAAGAGCCTTTTATGAATTAATTGATATTGGAGGAATAAAGATGTTAAATTTTAGTTATGAATCGGATTTACAGCCACTGAAAGTTGGAGATTTGAAATGGATTTGGATAGCCTTGGGAATAACTTATATGGTgtgtattttgtgttttattggaGAACTTGGtgttttcaaattgaaaaatagctGA